One region of Trinickia violacea genomic DNA includes:
- the orn gene encoding oligoribonuclease yields MTDILESVGEPTLVRSEMNLVWLDMEMTGLEPDTDRIIEIAVVVTNSTLDVAVEGPVLAIHQSDETLGKMDEWNKNTHGRSGLIERVRASTVTEDDAAEQIRAFLGAYVPPGKSPMCGNSICQDRRFMARWMPELERFFHYRNLDVSTLKELCRRWQPAIYKGFQKRAMHTALADIHESIDELKYYREHFLIPAASAPSEPSEGA; encoded by the coding sequence ATGACTGACATTCTCGAATCCGTCGGCGAGCCGACGCTCGTTCGCAGCGAGATGAACCTCGTCTGGCTCGACATGGAAATGACGGGTCTCGAGCCCGACACCGACCGCATCATCGAGATCGCCGTGGTCGTGACCAATTCGACGCTCGACGTGGCCGTCGAAGGCCCGGTGCTGGCCATCCACCAGAGCGACGAAACGCTCGGCAAGATGGACGAGTGGAACAAGAACACGCACGGCCGCTCGGGCCTGATCGAGCGCGTGCGCGCATCCACGGTGACCGAGGACGATGCGGCCGAGCAGATCCGCGCGTTTCTCGGAGCGTACGTGCCGCCCGGCAAGTCGCCGATGTGCGGCAATTCGATTTGCCAGGACCGCCGCTTCATGGCGCGCTGGATGCCGGAACTCGAGCGCTTCTTTCACTATCGCAACCTCGACGTGAGCACGCTCAAGGAACTCTGCCGCCGCTGGCAGCCGGCGATCTACAAGGGTTTTCAGAAGCGGGCGATGCATACCGCGCTCGCCGATATCCACGAGTCGATCGACGAACTCAAGTATTACCGCGAGCACTTTTTGATTCCGGCAGCGAGTGCGCCGAGCGAGCCGTCTGAAGGCGCGTAA
- the yjgA gene encoding ribosome biogenesis factor YjgA, which translates to MTRKTRIQPIHSGDADVTDDNGYDRPSKSQLKREMHALQELGLALVELPKDALKRMPMPESLADAVLEARRITDHEGRRRQIQYVGRVMRSLNEDETAALRQALDTYNGVNKAETAKLHWIERTRDALIASDDALTAFLNQHPAADAQEGRTLIRNARKEAQQGKPPRYFRELFQWIKTVSAADGDAADDDIDDTAAEDDDDDFRA; encoded by the coding sequence ATGACACGCAAAACCCGCATTCAACCCATCCATTCCGGCGACGCCGACGTCACGGATGACAACGGCTACGATCGCCCCAGCAAATCCCAGCTCAAGCGCGAAATGCACGCGCTGCAGGAGCTGGGCCTGGCGCTCGTTGAACTGCCCAAAGACGCGCTCAAGCGCATGCCGATGCCGGAGAGCCTCGCCGACGCCGTGCTCGAAGCGCGCCGCATCACCGATCACGAAGGCAGGCGCCGGCAGATCCAGTACGTCGGCCGCGTGATGCGCTCGCTGAACGAAGACGAAACCGCAGCCTTGCGCCAGGCACTCGACACCTACAACGGTGTCAACAAGGCCGAAACGGCCAAGCTGCACTGGATCGAGCGCACGCGCGACGCGCTCATCGCGAGCGACGACGCGTTGACCGCTTTCCTGAACCAGCACCCGGCCGCGGATGCCCAAGAAGGCCGCACATTGATTCGCAACGCGCGCAAAGAGGCGCAGCAAGGCAAGCCGCCGCGCTATTTCCGCGAACTGTTCCAATGGATCAAGACGGTCAGCGCCGCCGATGGCGACGCCGCTGACGATGACATCGACGACACCGCCGCCGAGGACGACGATGACGACTTCCGCGCGTAA
- the mog gene encoding molybdopterin adenylyltransferase, with translation MTTSARNPVRNRVRNHPDEILIGLVSISDRASSGVYEDKGIPSLETWLAGALKSPWRGETRLIQDDAATITATLIELVDEAGCDLVLTTGGTGPARRDVTPEATLAAGTKEMPGFGEQMRQISLNFVPTAILSRQVAVIRETPDHAALIVNLPGQPKSIQETLEGLRDASGAVKVPGIFAAVPYCIDLIGGPYVETNDDVVAAFRPKSARREAK, from the coding sequence ATGACGACTTCCGCGCGTAACCCCGTGCGAAATCGGGTGCGTAATCACCCCGACGAAATCCTGATCGGCCTCGTGTCGATCAGCGACCGGGCGTCGAGCGGCGTCTACGAGGACAAGGGGATTCCGTCGCTGGAAACATGGCTCGCCGGCGCGCTCAAGTCGCCCTGGCGCGGAGAAACGCGCCTGATCCAAGACGACGCCGCCACGATCACCGCCACCCTGATCGAACTCGTCGACGAAGCGGGGTGCGACCTCGTGCTGACGACCGGCGGCACCGGCCCCGCGCGGCGCGACGTCACGCCCGAGGCCACGCTGGCGGCGGGAACGAAGGAAATGCCCGGTTTCGGCGAACAAATGCGGCAGATCAGCCTGAATTTCGTGCCCACCGCGATCCTCTCGCGGCAGGTCGCGGTGATTCGCGAAACGCCCGATCACGCGGCGCTGATCGTGAACCTGCCGGGTCAGCCGAAATCGATTCAGGAAACGCTGGAAGGGTTGCGCGACGCGTCGGGCGCGGTGAAAGTGCCGGGCATCTTCGCCGCGGTGCCCTATTGCATCGATTTGATCGGCGGCCCGTACGTCGAGACGAATGACGATGTCGTGGCCGCATTCCGGCCGAAAAGCGCGCGTCGCGAAGCGAAGTAA